In the Ciconia boyciana chromosome 23, ASM3463844v1, whole genome shotgun sequence genome, one interval contains:
- the IP6K3 gene encoding inositol hexakisphosphate kinase 3, protein MVGQSPLDPSESRTAVLLEPFVHQVGGHMSMMKYDEHTICKPLVLQELSFYESLPLAMRQFTPQYKGIVSVHLKKDSLGNLTLIASPSLQTESCGRLDNAIGDSSVTIWHKCKWAASTGTGSEHTLVRWSHTQLTKTFKDSCPGKMLLRTDLQYRTDSLLEDANRNQPERNSYNPWGLHCHRQHLNRMSSKYNENKLHQFLLLENVVSKYNYPCILDLKMGTRQHGDDASEEKKARHIKKCEQSTSASLGVRICGMQVYQADTGHFLCKDKYYGRKLSPEGFRQTLHQFLCNGNHLRTDLLEPIILRLKALLSVIRKQSSYRFYSSSLLIIYDGQEHKENTAPLDNHLHLQKTNCTMSHGTSHSRVDVRMIDFAHTTFKGSKCNHTTYDGPDHGYIFGLENLIKILQSISEGK, encoded by the exons ATGGTGGGGCAGAGCCCCCTGGACCCCAGCGAGAGCAGGACTGCCGTCCTCCTGGAGCCCTTCGTCCATCAGGTGGGCGGCCACATGAGCATGATGAAGTACGACGAGCACACGATCTGCAAGCCCTTGGTCTTGCAGGAGCTGAGCTTCTACGAGTCGCTGCCCTTGGCCATGAGGCAGTTCACGCCCCAGTACAAAG GCATCGTTTCCGTGCACCTCAAAAAGGACAGCCTTGGCAACCTGACCCTGAtcgccagccccagcctgcagacGGAGAGCTGCGGCCGGCTGGATAACGCCATCGGCGATTCCTCGGTGACGATATGGCACAAATGCAAGTGGGCTGccagcaccggcaccggcagcgaGCACACGCTCGTCAGGTGGAGTCACACGCAGCTCACCAAGACCTTCAAAGACAG CTGCCCAGGGAAGATGCTATTGAGGACAGACCTTCAGTACCGCACAGATTCGCTTTTGGAAGATGCAAACAGAAACCAGCCAGAAAGAAACAGCTACAACCCCTGGGGACTGCACTGTCACAGGCAGCACCTGAACCGCATGTCCTCCAAGTATAATGAGAACAAACTTCATC AGTTTCTGTTGCTTGAAAATGTGGTATCAAAATACAACTATCCCTGCATCCTGGACTTAAAGATGGGAACCCGGCAGCATGGCGATGATGCCTCGGAGGAGAAGAAAGCCCGGCACATCAAGAAGTGTGAACAAAGCACATCTGCGTCTCTGGGCGTTCGCATCTGTGGGATGCAG GTCTACCAAGCGGACACTGgccattttctctgcaaagatAAGTATTACGGCAGGAAACTCTCACCGGAGGGATTCAGGCAAACCTTGCACCAGTTCCTGTGCAACGGTAACCACCTCCGAACGGATCTCCTGGAGCCCATCATCCTGCGGCtcaaagctctgctttctgtcaTTAGGAAGCAAAGCTCTTACAGGTTCTACTCCAGCTCACTTCTCATCATTTATGATGGACAGGAGCACAAGGAGAACACGGCACCCTTGGATAATCACCTTCACCTCCAAAAAACAAACTGCACCATGTCACACGGCACTAGTCACTCCAGAGTTGACGTCCGCATGATAGACTTTGCCCACACCACTTTTAAAGGCTCCAAATGCAATCACACCACTTACGATGGGCCAGACCACGGCTATATTTTTGGCCTGGAGAATCTCATCAAAATCCTTCAGAGTATCTCCGAAGGAAAATGA
- the LEMD2 gene encoding LEM domain-containing protein 2 isoform X1: protein MAELTDAELRKQLIALGYRPGPITATTRKVYVKKLGCLRAEVAAAGRRGRGATPSPARTPARPQQASPSRQRSGFHPPVGAARDSEEEEEEDEEDEEGEQPPASRWRTSGEGGGLSLGDSRGSPPRWGGGLGHMPEGGLSRDSFGGLSPSAQWGASVERSGGAGAGLGASQGGRGGLNSSSQWDTSIERSGGLGAGLGVSLDGLGGLNPPSQWGASSERSGVLGVGSKPSLDRSEGLSFTSQWDTSAERSRGLSAGLGASLDGFRGPSSTSQWSTFTERNEELSAGSEPSLDGFRGSDSSLQWGTSTERGGGLSTGLRPSLDRFPGLNSISQWSSSAERSGGLGVRAGLGTSLGGTGGLSSTSPWGTSTGRSGGLTSKPLSSDESGDLKSRSHWGTSGGGIGGQSSRAQWETAGERKGLSPNSSWRRESEVTPSTHWGTSVGPGGLSHQFGRGKEDFGSSVRKEADRELNPGSRGGGLIRRFPWRATSNAGLASGSRWEASGAGQGITSRTHLLRSAPKQQMEGKGKGLEYYLSHFLCIASFVLLLIFLGILVVKMIGSGWLDRREENFKLLPVDCDKRTDDFCQPKQKDIILNILHELDNYLSLQAGNFECGNPENLKSKCVWVSEVKDHVLNVTGSSPQKFEAALHWILNSNKDLGIWLKGRDLSEPVTKVEEVFCLESAHPQMGLACRFRRAVVTAIMNLFLFFWSLITLWGILIFLRYRWRKMEEEEQAMYEMVKKIIAVVQDHYKEWERNLERYPYVGIFHVRDSLIPPQSRKKMKRVWERAVDFLASNESRIQTESHRVAGEDMLVWRWTQPSYVSDSEH, encoded by the exons ATGGCGGAGCTGACAGACGCGGAGCTCCGGAAGCAGCTGATAGCGCTCGGCTACCGGCCGGGGCCCATCACCGCCACCACCCGCAAAGTCTACGTCAAGAAGCTGGGCTGCCTGCGGGCCGAggtggcggcggccgggcgCAGGGGCCGCGGCGCAACACCGAGCCCGGCCCGCACCCCCGCCAGGCCGCAGCAGGCCTCGCCTTCGCGGCAACGCTCCGGCTTCCACCCACCCGTCGGGGCCGCCCGCgacagtgaggaggaggaggaggaagatgaggaagacGAGGAAGGGGAGCAACCGCCCGCGTCCCGCTGGAGGACGTCTGGGGAGGGTGGCGGGCTGTCCTTGGGGGACTCCCGGGGGTCCCCCCCGCGCTGGGGCGGAGGGCTCGGCCACATGCCTGAGGGAGGCCTGTCCCGGGACAGCTTTGGGGGGCTGAGCCCCTCGGCGCAGTGGGGGGCATCTGTAGAGAGAagtgggggggctggggctgggctgggggcgTCCCAGGGTGGGCGTGGGGGGCTGAACTCCTCCTCCCAGTGGGACACATCTATAGAGAGAAGTGGGGGGcttggagctgggctgggggtgtcGCTGGATGGGCTTGGGGGGCTGAaccccccctcccagtggggTGCATCCTCAGAGAGAAGTGGGGTGCTTGGGGTTGGGTCGAAGCCTTCCCTGGATAGGTCTGAGGGGCTGAGCTTCACGTCCCAATGGGACAcatctgcagagagaagcaggggGCTCAGCGCTGGGCTGGGGGCGTCCCTGGATGGGTTTCGGGGGCCAAGCTCCACGTCCCAATGGAGCACGTTTACAGAGAGAAATGAGGAGCTCAGCGCTGGGTCAGAGCCATCCCTGGATGGGTTTCGGGGCTCAGACTCCTCACTGCAGTGGGGCACGTCAACAGAGAGAGGTGGGGGGCTCAGCACTGGGTTGAGGCCGTCCCTGGACAGGTTTCCGGGATTGAACTCCATATCCCAGTGGAGCTCATCCGCAGAGAGAAGTGGGGGGCTCGGCGTCAGGGCTGGACTGGGGACATCCCTGGGTGGGACTGGGGGGCTGAGCTCTACGTCTCCCTGGGGTACCTCCACAGGCAGGAGTGGGGGGCTCACCTCCAAACCCCTTTCCAGCGATGAGAGTGGGGATCTGAAGTCCAGGAGCCATTGGGGCACGTCAGGAGGAGGAATTGGAGGGCAGAGCTCCCGAGCTCAGTGGGAGACagcaggggaaaggaaggggctCTCCCCTAACAGCTCATGGAGGCGGGAGAGCGAGGTGACGCCCAGCACCCACTGGGGCACCTCAGTGGGACCTGGGGGGTTGAGTCACCAGtttgggagagggaaagaggacTTTGGTTCCAGTGTTCGGAAGGAGGCAGACAGGGAGCTGAACCCcggcagccggggaggggggtTGATCCGGCGGTTCCCATGGAGGGCTACGAGCAATGCAGGGCTGGCCTCGGGGAGCCGGTGGGAAGCAtcgggagcagggcagggaataACCTCCCGCACTCACTTGTTGCGGTCAGCCCCCAAGCAGCAGATGGAAGGAAAGGGCAAAGGCCTCGAATACTACCTCTCCCACTTCCTTTGCATCGCcagctttgtgctgctgctgatttttctgGGCATCCTCGTGGTGAAGATGATTGGGTCAGGCTGGCTtgacaggagagaggagaacT TTAAGCTCTTGCCTGTGGATTGTGACAAAAGAACGGATGAT TTCTGTCAACCTAAACAGAAGGACATAATACTGAACATACTGCACGAGTTGGATAACTACTTGTCCCTCCAAGCTG GTAATTTTGAATGCGGAAACCCTGAGAATCTAAAAAGCAAATGCGTTTGGGTCAGTGAAGTGAAGGATCATGTGTTG AATGTAACTGGTAGTTCCCCACAGAAGTTTGAAGCTGCCTTGCACTGGATACTAAACAGTAACAAGGATTTAGGAATATG GTTGAAAGGCAGAGACCTTTCGGAACCTGTTACCAAAGTGGAGGAAGTGTTCTGTCTCGAATCGGCCCATCCTCAGATGGGGCTTGCCTGCCGTTTCCGTCGGGCAGTGGTCACTGCCATTATGaaccttttcctgtttttctgga GTCTGATAACTCTTTGGGGGATCCTGATCTTCCTTAGATATCGCTGGCggaagatggaggaagaggaacaaGCCATGTATGAAATGGTGAAGAAGATCATAG CTGTTGTCCAGGACCACTATAAGGAATGGGAACGGAATTTGGAACGTTACCCCTACGTCGGCATTTTCCACGTTCGGGACAGCCTCATCCCTCCCCAGAGCAG aaaaaaaatgaagcgGGTCTGGGAGAGAGCTGTGGACTTTCTGGCTTCAAATGAGTCACGGATTCAGACAGAGTCACACAGAGTAGCAGGAGAAGATATGCTTGTGTGGAGATGGACTCAGCCTTCTTACGTCTCAGATTCAGAGCACTGA
- the LEMD2 gene encoding LEM domain-containing protein 2 isoform X2, producing MDSFEQNVTGSSPQKFEAALHWILNSNKDLGIWLKGRDLSEPVTKVEEVFCLESAHPQMGLACRFRRAVVTAIMNLFLFFWSLITLWGILIFLRYRWRKMEEEEQAMYEMVKKIIAVVQDHYKEWERNLERYPYVGIFHVRDSLIPPQSRKKMKRVWERAVDFLASNESRIQTESHRVAGEDMLVWRWTQPSYVSDSEH from the exons ATGGATTCTTTTGAACAGAATGTAACTGGTAGTTCCCCACAGAAGTTTGAAGCTGCCTTGCACTGGATACTAAACAGTAACAAGGATTTAGGAATATG GTTGAAAGGCAGAGACCTTTCGGAACCTGTTACCAAAGTGGAGGAAGTGTTCTGTCTCGAATCGGCCCATCCTCAGATGGGGCTTGCCTGCCGTTTCCGTCGGGCAGTGGTCACTGCCATTATGaaccttttcctgtttttctgga GTCTGATAACTCTTTGGGGGATCCTGATCTTCCTTAGATATCGCTGGCggaagatggaggaagaggaacaaGCCATGTATGAAATGGTGAAGAAGATCATAG CTGTTGTCCAGGACCACTATAAGGAATGGGAACGGAATTTGGAACGTTACCCCTACGTCGGCATTTTCCACGTTCGGGACAGCCTCATCCCTCCCCAGAGCAG aaaaaaaatgaagcgGGTCTGGGAGAGAGCTGTGGACTTTCTGGCTTCAAATGAGTCACGGATTCAGACAGAGTCACACAGAGTAGCAGGAGAAGATATGCTTGTGTGGAGATGGACTCAGCCTTCTTACGTCTCAGATTCAGAGCACTGA